CGATTTCAACTTCCAGATTTTTCTTGGCACCGGCTTCATCTACTGCGGAAATTGCTATTTTTATTTCCAACTCGTTTCCTTCGGAAGGGTCAAATTCAAAAGCAGCTATTACCTTCTCGCCTTTGGTTTTAGCGTTTAAATAAGTAATACTTTTATAGGGTCGTGAAAACTGAATGTTATAAAAAAGCCGTTGATCTTTAGCCCAAGCATCAGAATGCCGATGACCCGAAATCTCCGTATTTGAAAGCACTTTTACTTCAGAACTTAAAACTTTGTCGCGATGATCTAAATCGAGAATTACTATTTGTTTTGAATTTTTCGGGAAGGAATAGTGATGCATTCCGCTTCTTTCGGAAACGGTGAGCTTTACTTCAATATTGGTTTCATCTAAAAGTACGCTGTAATAACCTGGGGAGGCAGTTTCGTTTTCGTGTGAAAAATGTGCGCGATAACCCTTTTTCCGATCGTCACCATTGTTGAAATTAATAGCGTTTGTAGGCATTAACAAAACATCGCCATAATCGCTAACACCAGTACCGCTTAAATGAGTGTGCGAAAATCCGTAAATATATTGGTCGCTATAATGATAGCCACTGCATCCGTCCCAGCCCTCTAAACGCGTATCGGGGCTCAGTTGCATCATTCCGTAAGGCATCGAAGCGCCCGGATAAGTGTGGCCGTGCCCACCCGTACCAATAAATGGATTTACAAAGGAGATTAGTTTTTCAGAAGAAGATTGCTGTGAAAAACAGAAAATAGTACTTACAAAAAATAGCAGGGAGAAAATGTTTCGCATTATAAAAAAATATTGGGAAAAGATACTAAAACCGTTAAAATAAAGTGAACAGTAGTTTCAATTTTTTGAAACATACTATCTTTAAAAATTCTATTTATACTATGCGTTGGTTCATTTTTATTCTCTTTTACATTCTTGTTGATATTTATGCCTTTCAGGCAGTAAAAACTATTACGAAAAGTCCGTGGTTGTACGGGTTGTACGTTTTTATTTCATTGGCTGTTTTGGCGGCACTTATTTATCAACTTTCTACTTTGGGTGCTGGCAGGGTATTGGATGTAAATGCTATGTATGTTTTTGGTGTTTTTATCGCGGTTTTTATTCCAAAATTAATCGTGGTTATTTTTATGTTTGGGGAAGATATTGTCAGGTTTTTTACTGGAATTTTTATGAAAGTGGCAGGCAGTAGCGATGCGCCATTTATGGGTTCACGAAGAAAATTTGTAAGCACTATTGCCCTGGGAATTGCGGCTATTCCTTTTGCATCGTTGCTCTATGGCATGTTTCAAGGAAAATATAATTATAAAGTCTTAAAATACGCTTTGGAATTTGATGACCTTCCCGAAGCTTTTGACGGGTTTACACTCACACAAATTAGCGACATTCACAGTGGTAGTTTTGACAATCATCACAAAGTAGAATATGCTGTAAATCTTATAAACGAACAGCAGAGCGATGTAATTTTGTTTACCGGCGATTTAGTAAATAACCTTGCCGATGAAATGGACGAGTGGAAAAATCTTTTTTCTACCTTATCAGCACCGCAGGGTGTTTTTTCGGTTTTGGGAAATCATGATTACGGCGATTATGTAAAGTGGAACAGTGCTAAAGAACAAGCCCAAAATTTGGAAAAACTGAAAATGATTCAAAAAGAAATGGGCTGGAATTTATTGCTTAATGAAAATAGATATATTGAAAGGGACGGACAGAAGATAGCTGTTGTTGGCGTAGAAAATTGGGGCCTTAACGGATTTAAGCAAGCTGGAGATTTGGACAAAGCAGTTGCAGGAATCTCAGATGCAGACTTTAAAATTTTATTGAGTCACGACCCATCGCATTGGCAGGCGCAGGTAAAGGAGGATGGGCGTAACTTTCAGCTTACTTTAAGTGGGCACACCCACGGTATGCAATTTGGAATTGAAATTCCCGGGATTATAAAATGGAGCCCTATAAAATACAGATATGAAAATTGGGCAGGAATTTATGAAGAGCTAGGGAGATATATAAATGTAAATCGCGGTTTTGGATTTTTAGGATATCCCGGAAGGGTGGGTATTTGGCCCGAAATAACTGTTATTCAGCTTAAAAGAAAAAAACGCTTAAACGACTAATAAACGAACGAGTTCTTAATTTTTAAAACTAAAGTAAAACGAACATTTTTGAAAACTTTGGGCACTTTATAGCACTTAGGTACTTTGGGCGCTAATTTTATTATATTTGTAATACACTTACTCAACTAACATACTAGGCTAATGTCAAAATTTGGAGAATTAATTGAAACAAAAATCCCAGTTCTGTTAGATTTTTATGCAGAATGGGACGAACCTAGCAAAGAAATGCACCCCATTTTAAGAGATGTTGCGGCTGCACTTGGCGATAAGGCACGAGTTATAAAAATAGACGTTGAAAAAAATAAAGAGCTGGCCGATGCCTTGCGCGTAAAAGGGCTTCCCACCCTTATGATTTATAAAAATGGCGAAATGAAATGGCGGCAAAGTGGCGAGCAAGATGCCAATACGTTAATTGGGCTTGTGAATGAGTACGTTTAAGTGAAAATTTTAAATACTATATCGGTAAACACTTCCAGCCTTTTTCTGAAATAAACGATAGAACCTTCGGCAGTACAAAACGAAGGTTTTTTTCTGCTTTTAAACTATCGTGAAACACAATTACACTTCCCGGTTTTATATTTTTTAAAACATTTTGAAGGCATTTTTCTGCTGAAACAAATTTGTCGTAATCATAGCTTATTATAGACCACATTACAATTTTATATCCTTTTTTATGAAGTATGCTTGCCTGTTTTAAAGTTATTTTCCCGTAAGGAGGCCTAAATAATTTTGAAATCTGAATTTGGTTTTCAATATGCTTGGCACTTACATTATTAGCCATCTGTTTTTTGGCTTCCTCAACGTTTTTAATATACGTTGAGGTTTTTGTTTTCCAGCCATTTAAATGATTAAATGTATGGTTGCCCACCGAATGCTTTTCTACAATTATCCTTTGGAAAATCTCGGGGTTTTTTTGAACGTTTTCACCTATGCAAAAAAATGTGGCTTTTGCATTGTATTTTTTTAGCGTATCTAAGACCCAAGGCGTAATTTCTGGAATGGGACCATCATCAAAAGTAAGATAGATATTGTTTTTTGTATGCGAAAATGCCCAAATTCGTTCAGGGTACAACCACTGAATTAATTTGGGCATTTTTACAAAATTAAGTTGCAATTAGAATTAATTTAAGGGTGCTTCTTCTAAAATTTCATTGGTAGGTTCTTGCTGCATTTTTTCCAAAAGACTTGAATCTATAGGAATTTCAATAGTTGAATCTTTTTGAAGATCCTTATCTAAATCCATAGCTTCATCGGGCGAATAGAAGTGGCGGAACAGTTTTAAATACTCATTAAACTCTTTGGCTTCTGCGCGGCCGTATTCTTCTTTATCATATACCACGACAACCTGAACCAAACCGCGATAACGCTCCATATCGCTTATAATATCTTCAGCAATAGCACGTTGTTTATTGAATTTTAGGCTGTTGTAATACAGCAGATTCTCCTGATATTTTTCAGAAACATCTTGATAAACTTTTCGCGCTTTTTCGGGTTTGCTCAGTTCGTAATATCCAATTACAAATGGCTCTAATAACGAATAGTATTCAAAATAATCTATCGGCATTTTCTCCATTGCTAAATCGAGCACTTTTTCGGCTTTTTCTAATTTTCCTTCGTTTATAAGCGCTTCGGCAAGACGTGCGAGATTACTGCGGTAGGTTATTCCGTTTCTACGGGTTTCGGTATCGTGATAAATATCCGGACTGCCGCTATTGCCCCAATCCCAAGACATAACAATATTGTACATTTTATCGGCGTCTATTCGGCCCATATCAAAAGGACTTCTTTTGTCTAATGGCGTTTTTATTGGCACCAATTTATAAACCACACCTTCTAATTGCAGATAATCTTTCATCCACAAATAATCGTCATCTCCAAAACTTCCACCGCTAAAATAAATAGGTCGTTCCCAATTATTGTTTGCAATTATATCTAGCATCATCATTCTATTTTTGTAAATAATGTCGCCTTTAAGGTTAATATCTATATATGGTACTATACGATCTGCATCTTTTGGATCTACAATGCCATTTTTCAATACAGCCTCTTTATCTACCGGTATGCGGATTACCTTGGAAGGGAAGGTGTTTACTACCTGCCCACTCGGAAGTTCCATTTGTGTAGCCGGGCTATCGTTGGCTACAAAATTCATCCACGTTTTAATATCAATTGTATCTTTATTGGTTTTTTGAAAGATTAAGAAGTCGCGTGTACCCCATCGGTATTTTTCGTGTGTTAATTGTGATGGAATTGGATCGCTAGTAAAGGCTTTCTTCTTCATATCGTCTATATACCAATCTGTTTGGAATAGGCTTGTGTTAATAATACGCACATCCTGCCTGTATCCTTCCACATTTTGTGCATACCAAAGCGCAAAAGTGTCGTTGTCTCCAATTGTAAAAAGAATTGCGTTTTTATCGCAGGAATCTAGGTACATTTTACCCATAGACTGTGCGGTATAACGGTTGCTTCTGTCGTGGTCATCCCAGTTTTGGGTGGCGAGCAAAACGGGTGCCGCCAAGGTGGTAATTAAAAGCACCACGGGTAAGGCAATTTTAGGTTTTAAATACTCTTTGGCCAAATCAAAAAGCGCATAAACGCCATAACCTATCCACATT
This region of Aequorivita marisscotiae genomic DNA includes:
- a CDS encoding metallophosphoesterase gives rise to the protein MRWFIFILFYILVDIYAFQAVKTITKSPWLYGLYVFISLAVLAALIYQLSTLGAGRVLDVNAMYVFGVFIAVFIPKLIVVIFMFGEDIVRFFTGIFMKVAGSSDAPFMGSRRKFVSTIALGIAAIPFASLLYGMFQGKYNYKVLKYALEFDDLPEAFDGFTLTQISDIHSGSFDNHHKVEYAVNLINEQQSDVILFTGDLVNNLADEMDEWKNLFSTLSAPQGVFSVLGNHDYGDYVKWNSAKEQAQNLEKLKMIQKEMGWNLLLNENRYIERDGQKIAVVGVENWGLNGFKQAGDLDKAVAGISDADFKILLSHDPSHWQAQVKEDGRNFQLTLSGHTHGMQFGIEIPGIIKWSPIKYRYENWAGIYEELGRYINVNRGFGFLGYPGRVGIWPEITVIQLKRKKRLND
- a CDS encoding thioredoxin family protein, whose amino-acid sequence is MSKFGELIETKIPVLLDFYAEWDEPSKEMHPILRDVAAALGDKARVIKIDVEKNKELADALRVKGLPTLMIYKNGEMKWRQSGEQDANTLIGLVNEYV
- a CDS encoding polysaccharide deacetylase family protein, which gives rise to MPKLIQWLYPERIWAFSHTKNNIYLTFDDGPIPEITPWVLDTLKKYNAKATFFCIGENVQKNPEIFQRIIVEKHSVGNHTFNHLNGWKTKTSTYIKNVEEAKKQMANNVSAKHIENQIQISKLFRPPYGKITLKQASILHKKGYKIVMWSIISYDYDKFVSAEKCLQNVLKNIKPGSVIVFHDSLKAEKNLRFVLPKVLSFISEKGWKCLPI